One Brevibacillus choshinensis genomic window carries:
- a CDS encoding glycoside hydrolase family 73 protein, whose product MAQQEFIAKIAPAAVADMKKTRVPASLTIAQAILESNWGKSGLTVNANNLFGIKGTGTAGSVNMPTTEYVGSTPIQTSAKFRKYNSWAESIADHSALILNGTRDKPTRYHGVLGADYKTACQKIKEGGYATDPAYPQKLINLIETYALHQYDVDKSDNSVDKEAATALKLEDWEREAGLKAIDSLACKGLLNDPDKWKKRLTDDPAGVMSELPWLMFTMLDRVTEPAK is encoded by the coding sequence ATGGCCCAGCAAGAGTTTATCGCAAAGATCGCTCCTGCAGCTGTTGCGGATATGAAGAAGACTCGAGTCCCTGCCTCGCTGACCATTGCACAGGCGATTTTGGAAAGCAATTGGGGAAAAAGCGGTCTGACTGTCAACGCAAATAACCTGTTTGGCATCAAAGGGACCGGCACCGCGGGCAGCGTTAACATGCCCACAACGGAGTATGTTGGATCTACCCCGATTCAAACAAGCGCCAAATTCCGAAAATACAACAGCTGGGCGGAATCGATTGCCGATCACTCGGCTCTTATTCTGAACGGTACGCGGGACAAGCCTACTCGATACCATGGAGTCCTTGGAGCTGATTACAAGACAGCCTGTCAGAAGATCAAAGAAGGCGGGTATGCGACGGATCCAGCCTATCCACAGAAGCTGATCAACTTGATCGAAACGTACGCGCTGCACCAGTATGATGTTGATAAGTCTGACAACTCTGTGGATAAGGAAGCAGCCACAGCTTTGAAGCTGGAGGACTGGGAACGCGAAGCAGGCTTGAAGGCGATCGATAGTCTTGCTTGCAAAGGACTGCTGAATGATCCGGATAAGTGGAAAAAGCGATTGACCGACGATCCAGCTGGTGTAATGAGCGAATTGCCCTGGCTCATGTTTACTATGCTGGACCGGGTGACAGAACCAGCGAAGTAA
- a CDS encoding Gp37-like protein yields the protein MKPIRVIDTDFSLLGEIDTYSSLQWIRRWHKPGEFELHIDRSMHNANILQEDRIIFLPDHPREAAIIKHREIGFDDDGKETLVVRGPMLSGLLGRRITYPPAEKAYDYVNGTVETIMKHYVHANCIQPEDEGRIIPHMVCATDLQRGQQIQFQTRYKPLDEEQEKLSISSGLGWAVQLDLENQHFVFEVLEGRDLTSDQDRLPPAIFSIEYDNVESQSYVSSSIGHKNVALVGGQGEGAERKIISIGDAAGLDRYEMFVDARDIGTNDQSEQPLTEQDIRRMLMDRGNEKLAETARVENFESKLLPYSNLTYRRDYDLGDVVTIQNRNWGVRIHVRIVEVKETYESIGVKLEATFGKAAPTLIEKIKQVTEQPVAEISSSGEPGPQGPAGVGLQYQWQGTSLGIKRDTDASYSYADLKGPKGDKGDKGDIGPQGAQGIQGIQGIKGDKGDPGPSGPQGVQGPKGDKGDIGPQGPQGPQGVQGVKGDVGAQGPSGPKGDVGPQGPPGPGGYYVGSSPPADPSLLWIDTTN from the coding sequence ATGAAACCAATTCGCGTAATCGACACTGATTTTTCTCTTCTCGGTGAGATTGACACGTACTCATCCCTGCAGTGGATTCGTCGCTGGCATAAGCCAGGGGAATTTGAGTTGCACATTGATCGATCCATGCATAACGCGAACATTCTCCAAGAAGATCGGATTATTTTTCTGCCGGACCATCCGAGGGAAGCGGCCATCATTAAGCATCGGGAAATCGGCTTTGATGATGATGGGAAAGAAACGCTGGTTGTCAGAGGGCCGATGCTATCTGGCCTATTAGGGAGGAGAATCACCTACCCACCTGCTGAAAAGGCTTATGACTATGTGAATGGCACTGTGGAAACGATTATGAAACATTACGTTCATGCCAATTGTATTCAGCCCGAAGATGAGGGAAGAATCATTCCGCATATGGTTTGCGCTACTGATCTGCAGCGCGGTCAACAGATTCAGTTTCAAACACGATACAAGCCCCTAGACGAAGAACAAGAGAAACTGAGCATTTCTTCTGGGCTTGGTTGGGCCGTTCAATTAGACCTCGAGAATCAACACTTTGTATTTGAAGTTCTGGAGGGGCGCGATTTAACATCCGATCAGGACAGGCTGCCTCCCGCCATCTTCTCCATTGAGTATGACAATGTAGAAAGCCAGAGTTATGTTTCATCCAGTATAGGCCATAAAAACGTAGCTTTGGTAGGTGGGCAAGGAGAGGGAGCAGAACGGAAAATTATTTCAATCGGTGATGCTGCTGGACTGGATCGTTATGAGATGTTCGTGGATGCCAGAGATATTGGAACCAATGATCAATCCGAGCAACCATTAACTGAGCAGGATATTAGGCGGATGCTGATGGATCGGGGGAATGAGAAGCTTGCTGAAACCGCTAGGGTGGAGAACTTTGAATCGAAGCTACTACCCTATTCCAACCTGACTTATCGAAGGGATTACGACTTGGGGGATGTCGTGACGATACAGAACCGGAATTGGGGAGTCAGAATCCATGTCCGAATCGTTGAAGTCAAAGAAACATACGAATCCATCGGAGTGAAACTAGAGGCTACATTCGGGAAGGCAGCCCCAACTCTGATTGAAAAAATCAAACAGGTGACTGAACAACCGGTGGCAGAAATAAGTAGCAGCGGTGAGCCTGGTCCCCAGGGGCCAGCAGGAGTTGGTTTGCAGTATCAGTGGCAAGGGACCTCCCTTGGAATCAAACGGGATACGGATGCTTCCTACTCCTATGCCGATTTGAAAGGACCAAAAGGGGACAAGGGTGATAAAGGGGATATCGGTCCGCAGGGCGCTCAAGGTATTCAAGGCATACAGGGTATCAAGGGCGACAAAGGTGATCCGGGACCAAGCGGGCCGCAAGGTGTTCAGGGGCCAAAAGGCGATAAAGGGGATATCGGCCCACAGGGACCCCAAGGTCCGCAGGGAGTTCAGGGGGTAAAAGGAGATGTAGGAGCTCAAGGACCTTCTGGCCCCAAAGGAGATGTTGGACCCCAAGGACCACCTGGACCAGGAGGATATTATGTAGGAAGTAGCCCTCCAGCAGATCCAAGTTTATTGTGGATCGATACAACTAATTAG
- a CDS encoding phage tail tape measure protein: MAETIRGINVVIGAETTGLSKALTDVNTKSKNIQSELKQVEKLLKLDPTNTELLAQKQKLLGDAVANTREKLDRLKATQEQVNQQFAKGDISEGQYRAFQREIAKTEQELKGLEGKLGDVSGEVKKQSGLVDKLGDEYKESFDQAQQAMGNSFEQMQRVGAAITAAGVGIAAGLGIAVKSASEFEQGMANVYSVMAPDEVAQFSAELENLAMKMGADTKYSATEAARGIEELVKAGVSVQDIMGGGLQGALSLAVAGELELADAAEIASVALNAFRDDNISVSQAADILAGAANASATSVEEMKFGLSQVSAVASSVGLTFQDTSTALAVFAQNGLKGSDAGTSLKTMLMRLTPTTADAYGEFDRLGLISFDAAKAMKFLADNGIKPASSATADVVDAMMTFSAETVSAKVGSEQANKAFKEMAFNSGALSSAFYDSNGNLKEMSEIADLLQNALKDMTAEQRQVALNTMFGSDAIRAANILYKEGAKGVTDMAVAMGKISANEVAAQKLNTFKGAIEQLGGAVDTAKISIGQALLPALQVLVSAIQSAVDVFNRFPDGVKSFIAIAGAIAAIVALIAGPLLLLVGFLPQIAAGFGMLAPVLAGVGGAFTALTGPIGLVILAIAALAAAAYLIYENWDAIKEYMVNLWDSILSATETAWEGIKQYFATTWNWIQSFFTEWGPVILAVIAPFIGIPLLIQQHWGEIVTYLAALWQNVKQIASDSWNLIVSTVLAIVSPFVDGVMAIFYSMQAGLAMIWDGIKLYFGGVWNAIKSIFLGAVLLIYDLVTGNFTQLVADAQMIWLNLQVAFGQIWEGIKLVFFGALEAVKGYLTLAWTTIKTLTETIWGGILQFFSFIWESLKALNALAMNAMRTSIETAWNAIKTFFTEAWNKIKWLFTDGLNNAKETVVSGMKQIKSDFISYMNDTVTEIKEFAEDFVEAGEDFVISLWDGIKSKTSWLWKQIKGWIDGLISQIRGALSGGSGGSGGNNTGDSSMSGAGGGGSAAAASFSAPGLKNGGTVTEEGWTWVGENGIELLKLPRGSQVIPNYDIPKIGGQAIDYDALAKAIAANTKPNVTMNNTFNSPTPLSPAETARKNLQVSRRLALEWGL; this comes from the coding sequence ATGGCTGAAACGATACGCGGTATAAACGTGGTAATCGGTGCGGAAACAACCGGGCTGTCGAAAGCCCTCACTGACGTTAATACAAAAAGCAAGAATATCCAATCTGAGCTCAAGCAAGTCGAAAAGCTTTTAAAACTCGATCCGACGAATACTGAGCTGCTTGCTCAAAAGCAAAAGCTGCTGGGAGACGCAGTCGCCAATACCCGTGAAAAGCTGGACCGATTGAAGGCAACACAGGAGCAAGTCAATCAGCAGTTTGCGAAGGGAGATATATCTGAGGGTCAGTACCGGGCGTTTCAAAGGGAGATCGCGAAGACCGAGCAGGAACTAAAGGGTCTGGAAGGCAAGCTGGGGGACGTAAGCGGGGAAGTGAAGAAGCAAAGCGGCCTGGTGGACAAGCTTGGTGATGAATATAAAGAGTCATTTGACCAGGCACAGCAGGCGATGGGTAACTCCTTCGAACAAATGCAGAGAGTGGGAGCTGCCATCACGGCGGCCGGTGTCGGTATCGCAGCAGGGCTTGGGATTGCGGTGAAAAGTGCTTCCGAATTTGAACAGGGCATGGCAAACGTCTACTCCGTTATGGCACCTGATGAGGTTGCCCAGTTCTCAGCAGAGCTGGAGAATCTAGCCATGAAGATGGGCGCTGATACCAAGTACTCAGCAACCGAGGCAGCACGCGGCATCGAAGAGCTTGTCAAAGCCGGAGTCAGTGTACAAGACATTATGGGGGGCGGCCTGCAGGGAGCGTTATCGCTGGCTGTAGCTGGTGAGCTCGAGCTAGCAGATGCGGCCGAGATCGCCTCAGTCGCTTTGAACGCTTTCCGGGATGACAACATCTCGGTGTCACAAGCAGCTGACATTCTGGCCGGTGCCGCAAACGCATCAGCCACGAGTGTCGAAGAAATGAAGTTCGGACTATCTCAGGTATCAGCTGTAGCTTCAAGCGTTGGCTTGACGTTCCAAGACACCTCAACTGCTCTCGCTGTATTTGCTCAGAACGGGCTGAAAGGATCTGACGCAGGTACATCGTTAAAAACAATGTTGATGCGGCTGACACCTACTACTGCAGATGCATACGGAGAGTTCGATCGACTCGGGTTAATCTCATTCGATGCCGCGAAGGCGATGAAGTTTCTAGCTGACAATGGGATAAAGCCAGCATCAAGTGCGACGGCAGACGTAGTAGACGCTATGATGACATTCTCAGCTGAGACAGTCAGCGCAAAAGTAGGGTCAGAACAGGCAAATAAGGCGTTCAAAGAGATGGCATTTAACTCCGGGGCACTATCCTCGGCTTTTTACGACAGCAACGGGAACTTAAAGGAAATGTCTGAGATCGCGGACTTGTTACAGAATGCGCTCAAGGATATGACAGCTGAGCAACGGCAGGTTGCCCTCAACACGATGTTTGGATCTGACGCGATCCGGGCAGCGAATATCCTGTACAAGGAAGGCGCAAAGGGCGTCACCGACATGGCGGTGGCTATGGGGAAAATATCTGCAAATGAGGTAGCAGCCCAAAAGCTGAACACGTTTAAAGGGGCGATAGAACAGTTAGGTGGAGCTGTGGACACCGCTAAAATTTCCATTGGGCAAGCGTTGCTGCCGGCTCTACAGGTATTGGTCTCTGCGATTCAGAGCGCCGTGGACGTGTTCAACCGTTTTCCAGATGGAGTAAAGTCCTTTATTGCTATTGCTGGAGCTATCGCAGCGATTGTCGCGTTAATAGCTGGGCCACTTCTCTTGCTGGTCGGATTTTTGCCACAAATAGCCGCAGGATTTGGTATGCTCGCTCCAGTTTTAGCAGGAGTAGGAGGAGCTTTTACCGCTCTCACTGGGCCGATCGGTTTAGTAATTTTAGCTATCGCCGCTTTAGCTGCCGCAGCATATCTCATCTATGAAAACTGGGACGCCATCAAGGAGTACATGGTAAACCTTTGGGACTCCATATTAAGCGCTACAGAAACTGCTTGGGAAGGGATCAAGCAGTATTTTGCTACAACCTGGAATTGGATACAAAGCTTTTTTACAGAGTGGGGACCGGTAATACTCGCGGTTATCGCGCCATTCATTGGAATCCCACTCCTCATCCAGCAGCACTGGGGCGAGATAGTAACCTATCTGGCTGCGCTGTGGCAAAACGTAAAGCAGATCGCCTCGGATTCGTGGAACTTGATTGTCTCGACAGTTTTGGCGATCGTGTCACCATTTGTCGATGGAGTCATGGCAATTTTCTATAGCATGCAGGCTGGGCTGGCGATGATCTGGGACGGAATCAAGCTTTACTTTGGCGGCGTTTGGAACGCCATAAAAAGTATCTTTCTGGGTGCCGTGCTGCTCATTTACGACCTGGTTACGGGGAACTTTACTCAGCTCGTAGCCGATGCACAAATGATTTGGTTGAATCTACAGGTAGCGTTCGGCCAGATATGGGAAGGGATCAAGCTTGTATTCTTTGGGGCGCTTGAAGCTGTAAAAGGATACCTGACATTAGCTTGGACGACTATCAAGACTCTGACCGAGACGATATGGGGCGGGATACTCCAGTTCTTTTCGTTTATTTGGGAGAGTCTAAAGGCTCTTAACGCTTTGGCGATGAACGCGATGAGGACGTCTATTGAAACAGCATGGAACGCGATCAAAACGTTCTTTACTGAGGCATGGAATAAGATTAAGTGGCTCTTCACGGATGGCCTCAATAATGCCAAAGAGACTGTAGTCAGCGGCATGAAACAGATCAAGAGCGACTTTATCAGCTACATGAATGATACCGTGACCGAGATCAAGGAATTCGCTGAGGATTTCGTAGAGGCTGGCGAAGATTTTGTCATCAGTCTATGGGACGGGATCAAAAGCAAAACGTCATGGCTCTGGAAGCAAATCAAGGGCTGGATCGATGGACTTATCAGTCAGATACGCGGAGCGCTTAGCGGAGGGTCAGGCGGATCAGGGGGCAACAATACGGGCGACTCAAGCATGTCGGGGGCAGGTGGAGGCGGCAGTGCAGCTGCTGCGTCATTCTCGGCACCAGGACTGAAAAATGGAGGGACTGTCACTGAAGAGGGATGGACGTGGGTCGGGGAAAACGGCATTGAACTGCTGAAATTACCACGTGGTTCTCAGGTCATTCCGAACTACGATATCCCGAAAATCGGCGGTCAGGCAATCGATTACGATGCCTTGGCTAAGGCGATTGCAGCCAATACAAAGCCTAACGTTACTATGAACAATACATTCAATAGTCCGACGCCGCTGTCACCGGCTGAAACCGCTCGGAAGAATCTTCAAGTCAGTCGCCGTTTGGCTTTGGAATGGGGGCTGTAA
- a CDS encoding phage head closure protein, protein MTYDHELKLISPGRVEKDEIGNQIPIDPIETPILCGLKSVGRSEFYNAATAGLRPELVFVIHAYEYNGERLLEFEGKRYNVIRTYETNFEELELTCERVASNG, encoded by the coding sequence ATGACCTACGATCATGAATTGAAGCTGATTTCACCTGGCAGGGTAGAAAAGGACGAGATTGGCAACCAAATTCCTATAGATCCTATCGAAACACCAATTCTATGCGGCTTGAAGTCAGTCGGACGCTCCGAGTTTTATAACGCGGCTACCGCAGGACTTCGCCCGGAATTGGTTTTTGTTATTCATGCTTATGAATACAACGGCGAGCGCCTTCTGGAGTTCGAGGGCAAGCGCTACAACGTAATTCGGACATACGAGACCAACTTTGAAGAGCTGGAATTGACTTGTGAGAGGGTGGCCTCCAATGGCTGA
- a CDS encoding phage major capsid protein: protein MIINPVLIGAKLNLKRSALKTTGDKLIELLAKRNDLEASIEAAETEEDLAALEQSIQDNQSQISEVENDKATLEQEIKDLETELERSNNKKPANRSQTEGKGKMDKEQVKELRSAVNAYIRSKGAEVRAIEGFKLVDGGALIPEELLAPEKAVEDTVDLLQYVKNVPATRSTGKYPVIKKSGTKMSTVAELEANPELAKPTISDVSYSIETYRGYIPISQEAIDDADYDIVGLIDEEIQDQEVNTRNFAIATVLKSAPAKTADSLDDIITLLNTGFKTAYQVKLYVSQSLFNELDLMKDGNGRYMLQDDVTVASGKRLKGKEIVVLDDDMIGTAAGQLVGFIGDAKAFCKFFNRKQVSVKWVDHNVYGQMLAAFVRFDVKAGDTQAGYYLTYTRPTGE, encoded by the coding sequence ATGATAATTAACCCGGTTTTGATTGGAGCAAAACTGAATCTGAAGCGCTCGGCCTTGAAAACAACGGGCGACAAGCTGATAGAATTGCTTGCGAAACGGAACGATCTCGAAGCATCTATTGAGGCCGCAGAAACTGAAGAGGACCTGGCAGCCCTGGAGCAAAGCATCCAGGATAATCAATCTCAAATCAGTGAAGTCGAGAACGATAAAGCAACACTTGAACAGGAAATCAAGGATTTGGAAACAGAGCTCGAACGCTCAAATAATAAAAAGCCTGCTAACCGCAGCCAAACGGAGGGTAAAGGGAAGATGGATAAAGAACAAGTCAAAGAATTGCGCTCGGCAGTAAATGCTTATATTCGTTCCAAAGGCGCGGAAGTTCGAGCTATTGAGGGATTCAAACTCGTTGATGGCGGGGCCCTTATACCAGAAGAACTGCTGGCTCCTGAAAAGGCGGTTGAAGATACTGTCGACCTGCTGCAATATGTCAAGAACGTGCCAGCTACTCGCTCGACCGGTAAGTACCCGGTTATCAAGAAATCAGGAACGAAAATGAGCACTGTCGCTGAATTGGAAGCTAACCCAGAGCTGGCTAAGCCAACGATTTCTGATGTTTCTTACAGCATTGAAACCTACCGTGGATACATCCCGATTTCACAGGAAGCTATCGACGATGCTGATTATGACATTGTTGGATTAATCGACGAAGAGATTCAAGATCAAGAAGTAAATACTCGTAATTTCGCCATCGCAACCGTGCTGAAATCCGCACCGGCTAAAACAGCAGACTCGTTAGATGACATTATTACGCTGCTTAACACCGGCTTCAAAACGGCGTATCAAGTCAAACTCTACGTCTCCCAGTCGCTGTTTAATGAGCTGGATTTGATGAAAGACGGCAATGGACGATACATGCTCCAGGACGACGTAACAGTTGCATCCGGTAAACGTCTGAAAGGTAAAGAGATTGTCGTACTGGATGATGACATGATCGGTACGGCGGCTGGGCAACTCGTAGGATTTATCGGAGATGCCAAGGCGTTCTGCAAATTCTTTAACCGTAAGCAAGTGTCCGTTAAATGGGTAGATCACAACGTATACGGCCAGATGCTTGCAGCCTTTGTCCGTTTTGATGTAAAAGCAGGAGATACGCAGGCCGGGTATTACCTGACATACACAAGACCGACGGGGGAATAA
- a CDS encoding HK97 gp10 family phage protein encodes MADISLDQLAAEITRVVREYTEDVSEAVEKKVGEVADKVLAEVAVSAPKRTGGYAQGFKVTKQDSGGKARRVIWNKKDYRRVHLLEFGHAKRNGGRVQAIPHLRPAYDKHADGLTDDIKRIIQNGGGT; translated from the coding sequence ATGGCTGATATTTCGCTTGACCAGCTGGCTGCAGAAATCACAAGAGTCGTTCGCGAATATACCGAGGATGTTTCCGAAGCTGTTGAGAAAAAAGTGGGTGAGGTAGCAGACAAGGTTTTGGCAGAAGTAGCAGTTAGCGCTCCCAAGCGAACCGGAGGATATGCCCAAGGCTTCAAAGTAACCAAGCAAGACAGCGGAGGAAAAGCTCGGCGCGTGATCTGGAACAAGAAGGACTACCGCCGGGTTCATTTGCTTGAGTTTGGACATGCAAAGCGGAACGGCGGTCGAGTACAAGCCATCCCCCATTTACGTCCAGCCTATGATAAGCACGCTGACGGATTGACTGATGATATCAAGCGGATCATTCAGAATGGTGGTGGAACATGA
- a CDS encoding phage holin family protein, translating into MNETDLLALANQFLLDKALIVVVALLVIGVFLKKTPWIPDWSIPWILTGGGIGMAWGVLGAISVQATIQGILAAGIATLGHQLWKQTFEKREGDQ; encoded by the coding sequence ATGAATGAAACAGATCTGTTGGCATTGGCCAATCAATTCCTGCTGGATAAGGCGCTCATTGTAGTTGTTGCTCTCCTGGTCATCGGCGTGTTTTTGAAGAAAACACCTTGGATCCCGGACTGGAGCATTCCCTGGATTCTAACCGGGGGAGGCATCGGCATGGCCTGGGGCGTACTTGGAGCGATTTCTGTGCAGGCGACGATCCAGGGCATTCTTGCTGCAGGGATCGCTACGCTGGGGCACCAGCTGTGGAAGCAGACATTTGAAAAACGGGAGGGTGATCAGTGA
- a CDS encoding major tail protein, producing MPDNKVTFGLEKVHIAFADLTAQGQPAWKPPIPIPGAVRWTPEAQGETSTFYADNTAYFVVSSNNGYTGELEMTLVPDAVLAEMLGWEIDDNGALIEISDAIPKKFALLGQIQGDQKNRRFVYYDCQANRPAKERKTKGESIEVATDVMNLVVSPIEIDGKKIVKGDLELSDTNATAYNSFFTTIYKPVFGGGGA from the coding sequence ATGCCTGACAACAAAGTTACCTTTGGACTTGAAAAAGTGCACATTGCATTCGCTGACTTAACAGCGCAGGGACAGCCAGCTTGGAAACCGCCAATCCCAATTCCAGGAGCCGTGCGCTGGACGCCAGAGGCGCAGGGTGAGACATCAACATTCTACGCAGATAATACAGCCTATTTCGTTGTTTCGAGCAACAACGGCTATACTGGCGAATTGGAAATGACGCTTGTGCCGGATGCGGTGCTGGCAGAAATGTTGGGCTGGGAAATTGACGACAACGGAGCGCTCATTGAAATTTCGGATGCGATTCCAAAGAAATTCGCTTTGCTTGGCCAGATCCAAGGGGATCAGAAAAACCGACGGTTTGTCTACTACGACTGCCAGGCAAACCGACCTGCAAAAGAACGTAAGACAAAGGGCGAATCGATTGAAGTGGCCACTGACGTAATGAACCTCGTCGTTTCTCCGATTGAGATCGATGGGAAAAAGATCGTGAAGGGCGATCTTGAGCTGAGTGATACAAATGCTACTGCTTATAACTCATTCTTCACAACCATTTACAAGCCTGTGTTCGGCGGGGGTGGCGCATAA
- a CDS encoding phage tail family protein codes for MNPRGESVVFGDSAPLIVTKLEGVGTPKLDIQTQKSPYQDGTTYIASFLNSRSISIEGALLGQSRENVFAIRRMLVAVLNPKRGPGTLRYEYDGGVKEITAVPETGPTFIDSRCGTYRKFVVDFLCPNPFWLDPEGKTEELTAFDGGLTFPLHLPNGFADESPSKSKIIANEGDVETPVEITFFGPATKPIRIQNDTTGEFVEVKQSLFEGEQLVVQTEFGKKSVTKVDASGVVSNAFHYIENNSIFFQLIEGNNKISYSTGYEYERSPVQVKWRERFLGV; via the coding sequence GTGAATCCACGAGGGGAGAGCGTCGTTTTCGGCGACTCTGCCCCTCTTATCGTTACTAAACTCGAGGGCGTTGGGACTCCAAAGCTTGATATACAGACGCAAAAATCCCCTTACCAGGACGGCACAACATACATTGCCTCTTTTCTTAACTCCCGATCAATCTCTATTGAGGGGGCGCTTCTCGGACAGAGTCGGGAGAATGTATTTGCCATACGTAGGATGCTGGTAGCGGTTTTAAATCCGAAAAGGGGGCCGGGTACCCTTCGGTATGAATATGACGGTGGGGTAAAAGAAATTACTGCTGTGCCTGAGACAGGCCCAACCTTTATTGATTCCAGATGCGGAACATACCGCAAGTTTGTAGTGGACTTTCTTTGTCCGAATCCGTTCTGGCTGGATCCAGAAGGAAAAACGGAGGAGTTAACCGCCTTTGATGGCGGCTTAACATTTCCTCTTCACTTACCAAACGGTTTTGCAGATGAATCACCTAGCAAGAGCAAAATCATCGCTAATGAGGGGGATGTGGAAACCCCCGTAGAAATTACCTTTTTTGGTCCAGCAACTAAGCCTATTCGGATTCAGAATGATACGACAGGCGAATTCGTGGAAGTCAAACAAAGCTTGTTTGAAGGTGAGCAGCTAGTTGTACAAACAGAATTCGGGAAGAAATCGGTAACGAAAGTGGATGCAAGCGGAGTGGTGAGCAACGCCTTCCACTATATCGAAAATAACAGCATCTTTTTCCAATTGATCGAAGGAAACAACAAGATCAGCTATTCAACCGGCTATGAATATGAGCGTTCACCTGTCCAAGTCAAGTGGCGTGAACGCTTTTTGGGGGTGTGA
- a CDS encoding HK97 family phage prohead protease: MNKRIMPFTSELQVRAAENENEAILEGYFVVYDSETELWRGAFEEVAPGAFEESLRTKNILCLDNHDSRIVLGSTDSGTLELRSDSKGLWGRVTIDLEDPNAKSAYRKVQTGKVKGCSFGFYPTREEVIEKQDGSVKWRVLEAELLEVSTTAFPAYPQTDVSARQRDAESIKKEKVAKTKQRLREMLKNDN, translated from the coding sequence GTGAATAAACGGATTATGCCATTTACCTCTGAATTGCAGGTCAGGGCTGCTGAGAATGAAAACGAGGCGATTCTCGAAGGCTATTTTGTTGTTTACGACTCTGAGACTGAACTTTGGCGAGGGGCTTTTGAAGAGGTAGCACCTGGAGCTTTTGAGGAGAGCCTGCGAACAAAGAACATTCTCTGCCTGGACAACCACGACAGCCGGATTGTTCTTGGTTCCACAGATAGCGGGACTTTGGAATTGAGATCCGATTCAAAAGGACTTTGGGGCAGAGTGACGATCGACCTAGAGGATCCAAACGCTAAATCAGCCTATCGCAAGGTGCAAACCGGGAAAGTGAAAGGCTGCTCTTTTGGCTTCTACCCAACACGGGAGGAAGTCATCGAGAAACAAGACGGCAGCGTGAAATGGCGCGTTTTAGAGGCCGAGCTATTAGAAGTATCAACTACCGCTTTCCCGGCATATCCACAAACGGACGTTAGCGCCCGTCAGCGAGATGCCGAATCCATAAAAAAAGAAAAGGTTGCTAAGACGAAGCAACGACTGAGGGAGATGTTGAAGAATGATAATTAA
- a CDS encoding Rho termination factor N-terminal domain-containing protein — protein sequence MAFSSPEPQPDLDAMTKAELLQFALDHGIEGLSSTMLKAEIITAIKGAMGWT from the coding sequence ATGGCTTTCAGCAGCCCCGAGCCGCAGCCTGACCTTGACGCCATGACTAAAGCGGAGCTTTTGCAGTTCGCTTTAGATCATGGCATAGAGGGGCTGTCGTCTACGATGCTGAAAGCGGAAATCATTACGGCCATCAAGGGGGCAATGGGATGGACGTAA